The Planktothrix sp. FACHB-1365 genome contains the following window.
TTGTATGAGCAATTAGTTTTAAGGCTATAGGATGACCTTGATACAGGTTAATCAACTCTAACCATTGTTCCTCATCCAGTAATTCTTTCTCCTTTAAAATTGCTTTTCCTTCCTCTCCTAACCCTTGCAGATGTAAAGTCCTAATACAAGAATTTTTTCCCTCTAAGATATCAATTTCTCTCGGTTTTTCCCAACTCAGAAGTATTAAACAACTGGGATAGCATGAAGTCGCAATTTGTTTAAAAAACAAGCCATAATCTTCATAATTCGGTAAATATTGACCCGCTAATTGTCCTGAACTAAAAATAGATTGCAGATCATCTAAAATTATTAAACAACGATAAGAACGAAAATAATCTAAAACAGTAGGTAAAGGAGAATCTTCTGTTTGAGATAAACATTGAATTAAATTTGTTTTCAATTCTAATAATAGGGGTTTTTGGCTTAAACTTCGCCAAATAATAATATCAAATTCCTGTTGAATTTCTTTAATGAGTTGAACTGCGATCGCACTTTTCCCAATTTCACTCAGTCCGTATATTGTAATAAGTCGCATCTGTTCTTCTAATATCCATTGTTTTAGGGTAGAGAGTTCAGAAGTGCGATCATAAAAGCTTAAAACTTCAGGTGCTTCTGTCAAATCAGAATATTTTTTAAGTTGATTTATATTAGAATTATTGTTATTATAATAGTGAGGTTTATCTTTTTTTAAATCTGGGTTTTGAGCTTGTGCTATTTCTGAAATCTGTAAATTTTCTCCTCCTAGATTAACATTATTATTAACAATGTTTCCGCAACTATTAGTTATATTATTATAAAAGCTTAATCCTTCAAAAAGAGAACGAAAGTTTGACTGTTTTATATCTTCCTCTAGGATATCAGATAGAAGTTTCCATAATTTCCAAGCTTGTTTTTTAACATGATCATAACTACAGTTATAATTTTCTGCG
Protein-coding sequences here:
- a CDS encoding NB-ARC domain-containing protein, which codes for MDIQEVLQWTDEQVFAKTGKHLDSLQKAILEGTWQHQKYGEIAENYNCSYDHVKKQAWKLWKLLSDILEEDIKQSNFRSLFEGLSFYNNITNSCGNIVNNNVNLGGENLQISEIAQAQNPDLKKDKPHYYNNNNSNINQLKKYSDLTEAPEVLSFYDRTSELSTLKQWILEEQMRLITIYGLSEIGKSAIAVQLIKEIQQEFDIIIWRSLSQKPLLLELKTNLIQCLSQTEDSPLPTVLDYFRSYRCLIILDDLQSIFSSGQLAGQYLPNYEDYGLFFKQIATSCYPSCLILLSWEKPREIDILEGKNSCIRTLHLQGLGEEGKAILKEKELLDEEQWLELINLYQGHPIALKLIAHTIDNLFNGYVSKFLNSKTVFLGDLEFLFQSHWQRLSVVEKQIIIKMANQSEGIEIEPIILELKLSLDEIINGIQSLQRRGLVEKEKEANHSKFFLDPLFKIYMSKK